ACCCGGCCCTGCGAATGGACACTGCCTTCGGTGGGCCGGGTCGTTCCGGTGATCAGCTTCAACAGGGTGCTTTTGCCGGCCCCGTTCTGACCGATGATCCCGACCGCCTCGCCCCGCCCTACCGAAAAGGACACGCCGCGCAGAGCCCAATATTCGGCGCGCGGCCTGACCGGCACCGAAAACCACGACAGGATGCGGCGCAGTTCGCTGCCGTACTGCCGATACGCCTTGCCGAGGTTGTGAACATGGAGTTCCCCGCTCATAGGACGTCCACCATCTCGGCACTGGCCTTCCGGAACATGAAAAGCGACAACGCCAGCAAAAACAGCGCCAGCACGCCGATGATACCAAGCTGCTGCCAGTCGGGACTGCGGTTGTACAGCAGGACATCATGATAGCCGGTGATGATATGGAACAAGGGATTAGAGGGCAACCAAGCCCTGTATTCGGGTGGGATAATGTTTTCCATATAAACAATTGGCGTAAACCAGAAAAGGAGCTGCAAAATCACCGGAACGACTTGGCCTATGTCGCGCAGGAACACGTTCAAAACCCCGCAGATCAACCCGATGCCGAGCGCCAGTGCTATGTTCACGACGACCAGCAGGGGCATCCAGAGCAGTGCCGTCCCGGGAAGATTGCCCAGAACGCCGAAGATCATAATGATGGCCAGGAACAGCAGGAAATTGTTGAACAACGCGCTGCCGGCCACGATCAGGGGCAGCGTGATTTTCGGGAATACCAGCTTCTTGAGGAGATTCCCGTTATCGATGAACAGCGTCAGACAGCGGGTCACGACTTCCGTGAAAAGCGACCATGCCAGTATGCCGGACATCAGATAGATCGGGTAAGCGTACTGGCTGTCGATTCCGGGGATTTTGGAAGCAAGGACGGCGGAAAGAATAAAGGCAAAGATCGCAACCTGAACCAACGGGTTCAATATCATCCAGGCGCCACCAAGACGGCTGCGAATAAACTTGGTGGAAAAGTCGGTTTTTATTGAGGAGAAAATAAAATAACGATATTGCCACGCACCCAACAACATGGCGTTCATATGGTATTCCTCTTGAGGCCTTTAAATTCCGGGGCGGCACATTGCCTGAAAATCCAGCCGCCAGGGAAACGACGTTTCGGCGAAGGCATACCAGGGAAGGCCGTGGATAGTCAAGTTGGCGGGGCGCGGCGCCCCTCGCCGGCCATGCCGGCCAAGCTCCCAGCCGCCCGGCCTGGAAGGGCGCGAAGCAGGGCGTGGCGCAATACGGACAGTCAAACGGCCGCACTTCTGCTATGAACAGCCCTGCGACGATCCGGTTCTTGCCCTGGCACGCTTCGCACCATTGCCTCATGGTCATCCTCGATTTGGATTCGCGCCCTCCATGACCGACATCATCCCCCGGCCTTTCGATGGACAGCCCCTCGGCGACACCCTGTCGGGAGACCTGGGGGCGGGCTCACCGGCGCACGCGTGGCACTTCCATGGACGGCTGGACGCGATCGCGGGGACGCTTCTGTCCGGCTGGGTCCTGTCGACGGCCTCCCCGCACGCCCCGGTGGCGTTGCGCGTCGCCGCCGGCCGGGCCGAGGCGACGATCCTTCCGGACCGCGAGGCGCCGGCCTTGAGCCGCCTGCTGGGACAGCCGGTGCGCTGCCGCTTCGCCGTGGATCTGGCCGCGCTGTTCCCCGGGGTGGATCTGACCGGCCTGCCGGTCTCCGTGCGGGTGGCCGAAAGCGGGCAGCTGCTGGAAAACGCGCCGCAGACGGTCGCCGGGCCCCGCGCGGTGGTCGCCCATGTGGACCGGATGGAGGGACAGCGCATCCTGGGCTGGGCGGTCAACACGCAGGACGAGGGCGAGGCGGTCGAGGTCGAGGTCCTGGTGGACGGCCACCCGATCGCCCGCATCGTCGCCAACCAGCAGCGCCGGGACCTGCTGGCGCGCTTCACCACCTGCGACCACGGCTTCGAGTCCGCCGTGCCGGGTCTGTCGGGAACGGAGCTGAGCCTGCGCGACCGGCGCAGCGGCGCCGTCGTCTTCGGTCCCATCCCGATCGTCCTGGACGAGGTGCGGGCCAGCCGCAGCGGCGCCTTGGCCGACCGGCTGGACGGGCTGGCCGCGCTGCTGGAGGAGATCCGGACCGACCTGCCCCGCCAACGGCGCCTGGCCGCCTATCCGATCGCCGATTACGCCGCCTATCACCGCGAGCACGGGGCGGAAACCGCCGGCCGGCGGGCCCGGCTCGCCCCGCGGGCGGCGGCCTTGGGCCAGGACGGCCCTCTGTTCTCGGTGGTGATGCCGGTCTGCGACCCGCCGCTGTGGATGCTCGCCGAGGCCATCGAGTCCGTGCGCCGCCAGCTCTATGGCCGGTGGGAGCTGTGCATCGCCGACGACGCCTCGCGCAGCGACGCCGTGCGCGCCCTGCTGCGCGACGAGTCGGCCCGCGATTCCCGCATCCGGGTGTCCTTCGCGGCCGCGCGGCAAGGCGTGTGCGCCGCCACCAACCGGGCGATCGGTCTGGCCGGCGGCGATTACGTCGCCTTCCTCGACCACGATGACCGTCTGTCCTTCGACGCTCTGCTGCGCATGGCGGAGGCCATCGGGGAAAGCCGCGCCCCCGTGCTGTACAGCGACGAGGACCGCATCGCCCCGGATGGCCGCCATGTCGATCCGGCGCTGAAGCCGGACCTCGATCCGGAGCTTCTCCAGTCGGTCAACCACGTTTGCCACCTTCTGGTGGTGAAGCGGGCGCTGCTGGGCGAACTCGGCGGCCTGCGGCCGGGATTCGAAGGCGTGCAGGACCACGACCTCGTCCTGCGGCTGCTGGAGCGGGTGGGAGCCGCCGGCATCCGCCACGTGCCGCGGGTGCTCTATCACTGGCGCATCAACCCGTCGTCGCTGTCCGGCCAAGGCGGCAACGACGCGGCCATCCTGGACGGCATCGGGCGCTGCGTGCGCGAGCATCTGGCCCGGCTCGGCCGGCGGGCCACGGTCACCGCCGATCTTGAGACGTTCCGGGCATCGGGCGGGCTGTTCCACGCCCGCGTGCGCCCTGCCCTGCCCTGCCCGGCGCCGATGGTGTCCATCGTCGTGCCGACCAAGGACGCGGTGGATCTTGTGCGCGACTGCGTCGGCAGCCTGCTGTCCCGGACCGTGTATCCGAATTTCGAGGTCGTTCTGGTCGACCACGACAGCGCCGAGCCGCAGTCCCGTCCCTTTTTCAACACGCTCGCCCGCGACCCGCGGGTCCGCGTGGCGGATTTCCATGGCCCCTTCAACTGGGCGGCGATCAACAACGCGGCGGCGGCGGGGTGCCGCGGCGATGTCCTGTGCTTCCTCAACAACGACATCGTGGTGACCGAACCCGACTGGTTGTCCGAGATGGTGGGGCGCCTGGCCCAGCCGGGAGTGGGAGCGGTCGGCGCGAAGCTGCTCTACCCCAACGGCACGGTGCAGCACGCCGGCGTGGTCCTGGGGGCGGGCGGAACCGCCGACCATGCCTTCGCCGGGCTGCCCGGCGACGCGCCCGGGCATCTCGGCCAGGCGATTCTGCCACGCACGGTGTCGGCGGTGACCGGCGCCTGCCTTGTCACGTCGCGCACCGCCTTCCAGGCCGTCGGCGGCTTCGACATGGTGCACCTGCCGGTGGCCTACGCCGACGTGGATTACTGCCTGAAGATCCAGCAGGCGGGGTTGCGCGTGCTGTGGACGCCTTACGCCCGGCTGCTCCACCTGGAAACCCAGACCCGCGGCGCTGACGACACGGCGGAGAAGGCGGCCCGGCTGGCGGTCGAGGCCGGACGGCTGCGCGCCCGCTGGGGCGGCCTGAGCGCCGATCCCTTCTACAACCCCCATTTCGAACCGCTGGGCCCCACCTACGGGCTGCTGCGCCCGCAGCCGGACTGAGCTGACGCCGCGGCCCGAAGCGGGCTCAACCGCGCCGTGCCGCCTGGAGAAGATCCACGAGGCGCGGCGCCATGCGGTCGAGGGAGTAGAGCGCCTCCACCCGCGCCCGCCCGGCGGTGCCCATGCGGCGGCGCAGGTCCGGATCGGCGGCAAGCCGGCCCAGCGCCATCGTCCAGTCCTCCGGCGTCGTCGCCAGGAAGCCGTTGACGCCGTGTTCCACGATGTCGCGGTTCATGCCCACGGGGGAGGCCACCACCGGCTTGCCGCAGGCCATGTACTGGATGAGCTTGTAGCCGCACTTGCCGCGCTCCCACGGCGTGTCCGACAGCGGCATGACGCCGACGTCGAATCCGGCGATGCGCCGGCTTTCCGTTTCCTCCTCCCAGAGATAACGGTCGGGACGCAAAGCCCCCAGCGCCGCGGGCGAAGCCCCCACCAGGCTGATCCGCACGCCTTCGGTCTCCATCACATCGCGCAAGGGGCCGGCGATGAGATCCAGGTAATGCTCCGTGATGGGGGAGCCGATCCAGCCGACCACCATGGGCCGACTGGGCTCGGTGGGCGACGGAACCGGGTAATGGTCGAGGTCGACCACGGTCGGCAGGATCTCCACATGGCGGGCGCCCGCCGACTCCGCGCGCCCGGCCAGATAGCCGTTGCCAACGGTGACCAGCGCCGCCCGCCGCATGAGCCGGTCGAGCTTGTCGCCGAGCAGGCGGCGCACCGGCCACCAGCGGCTGAGGTCGTAGCGATGGAACCAAGCGTCGTCGAAATCCAACACATAGGGCGGAGCCGCGTTGAGCAGGGCGCTCTCACCGCCATAGGGCAACCAGGGCAGAACCTCCTTCTCGATCCACAGCAGATCGAAGGAGCGCGTGTCGCAGAAGCGGCGGACGCGGTCCAAGTACCCCTGAGCGACGCTGCGAAAAGGCCTCGGCCGGCCGGCGTAGAGCGCTTCCAGGTACGAGTCGGACAGCAGCGGCATCGTCTCGACGGACATGCCGGCACGCTCCAGCGCCGGCATGAACTGATAATGCCGCAGGCGGCTGCTGGGTCCCCGAAGACCGTACCGGGACAGCAGGAGGATGCGCATGGCCGGGAGCGGTGTCTTTTCTGGCAATGACAAGGCGGTTGCCGTGTTGCGAAGCGGGGCGACGGGCCGGGACCGGATCCTTCGCCGGATGGCTTCGACCGGCCCCGCAAGGCGGAACGTCTCCCTTGATAACACCCCGAGCACGGCTTGGAATGAAATTCCAAGGCATCTTCCTTAAAGTCGCCCGGCAAATCCACTGACATTTCTGCAGGATGAAGGAATTGCCGTGCAGCACCGCTTCCGTTGGAAAAATGGTTTGCAGGTTGCAGAATTCCCAATCCATAGCCGAACTAAGAAACCTGGAATCTGATTAGCCGGAGGAGATCCACAGTAAATCAAAAGTATCACTCCATAACATTTTATGAGTTCTATGCCAAACCCAACGGCAGGCCCCATGCGTCAATTTCATATATTTTCCATTGACGTTGCCAAACGGAAAGCTGAAGCAACCTGTTTTGGTGATAAATTTTCTTGGCACTCCATCTGTCGATGGCATTGTTCCCGAGTCATATGGATACAAGGCGAGCATTGAACTGGAGAATAGACATCAAGCAGTCTTGGAGAGAAGCTTCCCCAAACGCGGGGGGAATGACGACCTCCATGAATACTTACACCTGGAATACCGAACATTGCTGCCAAGTGTTTGGGACCGCTATCTATTCCCACAAAGGAGCTGGCACCAGCAATGCAGACCATTAGCTCAATGTCTGTCAAGGCTCCAGCTAGATTTACAACCGGAATGCCGCGTTGAGCAACACTATCAGCGATTTCCGAGCAGCGTGCCGCTTCACCTGGAACGCCGATCAACACAATGCGCAAGCCCGAAATTTGATGAATTTCGGAAATAGCCTCTTGCATAAACCTAACAGTTGGCGAGCGAACGTCATTATCCGGCCCAACCTGGACAACGCAATATTTCTCTCCAAGAATTTTTTTAAGCAGAGGGGACAACACATCTTTCCATCTTTCGATAAATTCTATTGGGTTTCGCAGATTATTTGAAAATGTACTGTTTGATATAGACATTCTTTCAATTAGCCCCATAATTTGCTCAGAAATATGGATTCTCTGCTCCTGACCAGGAACCCCCGGCTCCGGGTAATCTCTAGATATTTCAAGATCAAACATCATGCCTTTCGTACGGAATCCGATTTTTACGAAAGCCTTGCATTCTGAAAGAATGTTCCTGTTCTGATCGTCGATTCGGAGTTCTGTCGCGAGATCCCAACTCCGGTCACCGCGTAGAATAATGTTTCTATCTGTCAAGATTTCATCTGCAATCCCTAGAGCATGAGCAATCATGCCGGTGTAAGGTGTCGCCAACAGTGTTATATGGGCATTTGGTATAATTTTTCTCAGGTGCTCAATAGGCTTAATTGCCGTAATAACATCTCCCATTGCATCTATCTTGATCACAAGAGCAGATTTTATCAACGCGGGATCAAATGTAATTCCATTTGAATTAATATAGACAAGCTGATTCCTTTGATGCGCTTCTAGAGATATATTCTCTCTGCTAATTACTTCTTGAGATGCTAGTTGATCGGATAATATACCTTTTTGGAACCCACCAATCGCAATACCATCAATATCCTCAAAAATATCCTCGAAAGCATCTTGAGGGGACATTGAGCAAGAGAATCGTCCAATTGCCTCAAGCAATCTTGGGATATCCGAAGAATTTCTAACCAGATTAATGCAGTAAACTCCGTTACCGGATTCGTCATCAGGCGGCACCTGTTCTGTCGCACCAAATACACTGGAAAACGACATAGTACTTCTATCAATCGGAAGCGGTCGGTATCGGTAAACAGATTTGTTCTGCCCCATCAAACCCCGAGCAGCGAACTGCAGCTCTTGAAGCTCCATCTGCATCTGCCTCCAATCCGCTAGAAAGACGGACAGAATCTTTGGAAAATCATTAGAAGCAGCTCCACGATCAACAAATGCCTTCAGGTCTGAAAAGGAGCGAATCCTTAAATGTTCAGCTTCCTTCGCAAAACCAAAATTTAGGTGATCGCGAATTTCCTTTGTTGTATAGAGAGATACATCGCTGAAGTAATTAGACATCCAACGCAACTTTGCAAGGAGAGTTGATATTTCCTTAGGACTTTTATTGTCAATCAATTTCTCATTAAGTATATAATAAACAGCATTGGATGCTGATCTTTTCCTTAAATTCAAGAAAAAGCTCTTAAGGGAGATGCTCTCATTAGCCAATGAGCGCTTCAGTATCTCAGGAAATTTCTCTGTACTATTTCCAGAAAAATGAAAAACTAGAGAACGCTGCTCGCCAGATTTTGCTGTAATCTCCAGTTCAAACTTTATCAGTTCTGCGTCATTATCCTTTGGTATCATATAGAAATCAAACTCGAATCCACAATTAATATTGTAATCTAGTCCACCAGATTGTATTGCCGTTTCATGATGACAGGGAAGCCCATAAGTTGCTTCTCCCAGAACCACACCCCTGTAAATGACTTTAATAGATTCGATGCCACTGCGAGACAAAGCCCATCCGACTACCTTGCTTGAGAACGGCATATAGGACATAGGATGCTCTGTGTACTGAAAAGGATGAAGAACTACTGCTTTTATTTCATCATCTCTCATCATGACTCTTCCTTCACCTGATTCTTTTTTTGACAGAAGACAGTCCGATTAGCTATCTAAAATAGCGAACAGCACAAGACTCCCCTTACATCTCGCATTCTCTTTCTGCCAACATCCACCTCTTCGAAAAAAGTCCAATCGATTTCAATTTTCAGTAATATTTTTAATAATTATAATGAGGGAGATGGCATTTCAGTGCAATTTTTGGGGAATTATCACTCCCTTTTATGAAGAATTCCAGCTCAGAAACACCCTAGATGTACTGATCAAAACCTTTCTTGGACCGATAAAAATCAGCGGTTTGAGTCCACCGAGGCGAGGCTTTGATCCGCACTTTTAGTAGTTAGTATTCCGTCTTTTGGGCAACACGCTCTTCCACCCTGTCGCACAACAGATGGTAGAGGCAGATGTGGGCTTCCTGAATGTGCGGCGTCACGCGCGAGGGGACGTCGAGCAGAACGTCACACAATTCTGCCATGGCGCCGCCGCCCTGGCCGGTCAGGCCGACCGTGGCCATGCCCATCTCGCGCGCCACATGCAGAGCCGCGATGACGTTCTTCGAGTTGCCGCTCGTCGAGATGCCGATGAAGACGCCGCCCTGGCGGCCATGCGCCTCGACCTGGCGGGAGAAGACGGTCTCATAGTCGTAATCGTTGGCCCAGGCGGTCAGCACCGCGGGGTTGGCCGAGAGGGCGACCACGTTGAGGCCGCGCCGCTCGCGCCGGAAACGGCCGACCAGCTCGCCGGCGATGTGCATGGCATCGCTGGCCGAACCGCCGTTGCCGCACACCAGCACCGGCAGTCCCTCGGTCAGCGCCGCGGCGGTGAGATCGACCGCGCGGTCAAGCGCGCCGTCCAACCCATGCTCCTGGGTGGCGCGCAGGAGGGCGATGGTTTCGTCAAGATAGGCGGAAAGGGTCACGGGATCGGCCTTATCGCAAGCGGTGAGGTCAGGAAACGAGGCGGATGCGTTCGACGGTGCGGGTGGTGCTGAAGCCGTCCTTGAGGTCGGCCAGCAGCACCGTGCCGCCGTAGGATTGGACCAGATCGGCGCCGACCACCTGGTCTACGCGATAATCGGCCCCCTTCACCAGCACATCCGGGCGGATGGCGTCGATCAGTTCCATCGGCGTGTCCTCTCCGAACAGAACGACCAGATCCACCATTCCCAGCGAGGCCAGCACCGCGGCCCGCGCCAGCTCGGACTGAATCGGCCGGGTCGGCCCCTTCAGCCGCTGCACGGACTCGTCCGTGTTGATGCCGACGACGAGCCGGTCGCAGCCGCCCCGCGCCTGCCGCAGCAGGGAGAGGTGGCCGGGGTGCAGCAGGTCGAAGCAGCCGTTGGTGAAACCAACCTTCAGCCCCTGGCGGCGCCAGCGTCCGGCCACCGCGGCGGCCTCGTGGCGCAGGACGATCTTGCGGTCGCTCTCGTCCATCTCCTGCCGGCGGGTGATGGCGGCCAGCTCGTCCCGGGTCACCTGGGAGGTCCCCAGCTTGCCCACCACAATGCCGGCCGCGGCGTTCGCCAGACGGGCGGCGTCCGGCAGGGCGACGCCCCGCGCCAGGGCGCAGGCGAGCGTGGCCACCACCGTGTCGCCGGCGCCGGAGACGTCGAACACCTCGCGCGCGATGGTCGGCAGGTGCACATGGTCGTCCGCGGTGATCACGGTCATGCCCTGCTCGCTGCGGGTCGCCACCACCGCCTTCAGCCGGTGGCGGGCGATCAGGGTCCGCCCGGCGACGACCACCGCCTGGTCTCCGTCGCACGGCATGCCGGTGGCCTCGCGCAGTTCGCGCAGGTTCGGCGTCACCACGTCGGCCCCCTCATAACGCGCGTAGTCGCGCCCCTTGGGATCGACGATCACGGTCCGGCCGGCCGCGCGCGCCAGGGCGATCAGCCGCGTCGGCATGTCGCCCGCCAGCACGCCCTTGGCGTAGTCGGACAGCAGGAGCACATCGGCCTCGCCAAGCGCGGCTGTGGCAGCCTCCAGCAGGCCTTCCCGCTCACGCGCCGACGGCGGGCCGACCCGCTCCTCGTCCAGGCGGACAACCTGCTGCTGGCGGGCGGTGATGCGGGTCTTGAGAATGGTCGGGCGATCCCCGGACTCGACCAGACGGTCCATTCCGCCCAGGCCGGACACGAGCCGTCGCACGCAGGCCCCGGCACCATCCGCGCCGATCAGCCCGACGAGCAGGGCCGAACCGCCGAGCGAGGCGACGTTCGCCGCGACGTTGCCGGCTCCGCCCAGCATCTCCTCGGTGCGGTCGAGCTTGACCACGGGAACCGGGGCTTCGGGGGAGATCCGCTCGATGTCGCCGTAAACGAAGCGGTCCAACATCACGTCCCCGACCACGGCGACACGCGCCGTCCCCAGGCCGTCGACGATGTCCGTAAGGTATGCCGTCATGATTCCCCCAATCTCGGGTCCGCGCCGCACTGTCCGTTCGTCACCGGTACGGATCGGGCTGGGATAGGAAGCTCTGCACGTAGTCCGTCACGCCCTCTTCCAACGGGGTCATGGGCTGGTCGTAGCCGATGGCCCGCAGGCAGCCGAGATCGGCCTGCGTGTAGTATTGATAGCGGTCGCGCAGAACCTCGGGCATGTCGACGTATTCGATCGACGGTTCGCGGCCGGCCGCGCGGTAGAGCGCCTCGATCAGGTCGCGGAAGGAACGCGCCTCGCCGCTGCCGACGTTGAAGATGCCGCTGGCTTCGGGATGATCCAGGAACCAGCGCACGACCGACACGCAGTCCCGCACATAGACGAAGTCGCGCAGCTGCCCGCCATGCGCATAGTCCGGACGGTGCGACTTGAACAGGCGAACGGTGTCCCCCACCGCCGCCGCCGCGTGGTTCTTGGCCACCACGCTCATCATGTCGCCCTTGTGGTATTCGTTCGGGCCATAGACGTTGAAGAACTTCAGCCCGACCCACTGCGGCGGCCGCGGCCGGCCGCGGCGCACCAGATCGACGATCCGGCGGTCGAAGGCGTGCTTGGACCAGCCATAGGCGTTGAGCGGACGAAGCTCGGCCAGGGCCGCCGGGTCGTTGTCATCCACGAACCCCCGCGCACCGTCGCCGTAGGTGGCGGCCGAGGAGGCGTAGATCAGCGGCACGCCGCCGGCGGCGCACCATTCCCAAAGATGGGCCGAGAATTTTATGTTCGTGTCGACGATCAGATCGACGTCGGTGGCGGTCGTCGCGGAAATGGCCCCCATATGGACCACCGCGCGCACGGTGCCCGCCGTACGGTCAAGGAAAGCCGGAAGCTCCGCCGGCGCCACGAAATCCGCCACCAGATGCTTGGCGAGATTCCGCCACTTCTGGCCGCTGCGCAGCCGGTCGCAGACCACGATCTCACAGTCGTTCCAGCCGTGCAGGGCGGCGGCGATGTTCGAGCCGATGAAGCCGGCTCCCCCGGTGACGATGATGATGTCAGTCATGAACGGACCATAGATACCGGGGGTGTTGCCCAAGGTGACCGGCCGATGCCCCCGCTTGAGGTGCCAAGGCAGCC
This genomic window from Azospirillum baldaniorum contains:
- a CDS encoding D-sedoheptulose-7-phosphate isomerase, which encodes MTLSAYLDETIALLRATQEHGLDGALDRAVDLTAAALTEGLPVLVCGNGGSASDAMHIAGELVGRFRRERRGLNVVALSANPAVLTAWANDYDYETVFSRQVEAHGRQGGVFIGISTSGNSKNVIAALHVAREMGMATVGLTGQGGGAMAELCDVLLDVPSRVTPHIQEAHICLYHLLCDRVEERVAQKTEY
- a CDS encoding glycosyltransferase family 9 protein, yielding MMRDDEIKAVVLHPFQYTEHPMSYMPFSSKVVGWALSRSGIESIKVIYRGVVLGEATYGLPCHHETAIQSGGLDYNINCGFEFDFYMIPKDNDAELIKFELEITAKSGEQRSLVFHFSGNSTEKFPEILKRSLANESISLKSFFLNLRKRSASNAVYYILNEKLIDNKSPKEISTLLAKLRWMSNYFSDVSLYTTKEIRDHLNFGFAKEAEHLRIRSFSDLKAFVDRGAASNDFPKILSVFLADWRQMQMELQELQFAARGLMGQNKSVYRYRPLPIDRSTMSFSSVFGATEQVPPDDESGNGVYCINLVRNSSDIPRLLEAIGRFSCSMSPQDAFEDIFEDIDGIAIGGFQKGILSDQLASQEVISRENISLEAHQRNQLVYINSNGITFDPALIKSALVIKIDAMGDVITAIKPIEHLRKIIPNAHITLLATPYTGMIAHALGIADEILTDRNIILRGDRSWDLATELRIDDQNRNILSECKAFVKIGFRTKGMMFDLEISRDYPEPGVPGQEQRIHISEQIMGLIERMSISNSTFSNNLRNPIEFIERWKDVLSPLLKKILGEKYCVVQVGPDNDVRSPTVRFMQEAISEIHQISGLRIVLIGVPGEAARCSEIADSVAQRGIPVVNLAGALTDIELMVCIAGASSFVGIDSGPKHLAAMFGIPGVSIHGGRHSPRVWGSFSPRLLDVYSPVQCSPCIHMTREQCHRQMECQENLSPKQVASAFRLATSMENI
- a CDS encoding ABC transporter permease, producing MNAMLLGAWQYRYFIFSSIKTDFSTKFIRSRLGGAWMILNPLVQVAIFAFILSAVLASKIPGIDSQYAYPIYLMSGILAWSLFTEVVTRCLTLFIDNGNLLKKLVFPKITLPLIVAGSALFNNFLLFLAIIMIFGVLGNLPGTALLWMPLLVVVNIALALGIGLICGVLNVFLRDIGQVVPVILQLLFWFTPIVYMENIIPPEYRAWLPSNPLFHIITGYHDVLLYNRSPDWQQLGIIGVLALFLLALSLFMFRKASAEMVDVL
- a CDS encoding glycosyltransferase family 2 protein, encoding MTDIIPRPFDGQPLGDTLSGDLGAGSPAHAWHFHGRLDAIAGTLLSGWVLSTASPHAPVALRVAAGRAEATILPDREAPALSRLLGQPVRCRFAVDLAALFPGVDLTGLPVSVRVAESGQLLENAPQTVAGPRAVVAHVDRMEGQRILGWAVNTQDEGEAVEVEVLVDGHPIARIVANQQRRDLLARFTTCDHGFESAVPGLSGTELSLRDRRSGAVVFGPIPIVLDEVRASRSGALADRLDGLAALLEEIRTDLPRQRRLAAYPIADYAAYHREHGAETAGRRARLAPRAAALGQDGPLFSVVMPVCDPPLWMLAEAIESVRRQLYGRWELCIADDASRSDAVRALLRDESARDSRIRVSFAAARQGVCAATNRAIGLAGGDYVAFLDHDDRLSFDALLRMAEAIGESRAPVLYSDEDRIAPDGRHVDPALKPDLDPELLQSVNHVCHLLVVKRALLGELGGLRPGFEGVQDHDLVLRLLERVGAAGIRHVPRVLYHWRINPSSLSGQGGNDAAILDGIGRCVREHLARLGRRATVTADLETFRASGGLFHARVRPALPCPAPMVSIVVPTKDAVDLVRDCVGSLLSRTVYPNFEVVLVDHDSAEPQSRPFFNTLARDPRVRVADFHGPFNWAAINNAAAAGCRGDVLCFLNNDIVVTEPDWLSEMVGRLAQPGVGAVGAKLLYPNGTVQHAGVVLGAGGTADHAFAGLPGDAPGHLGQAILPRTVSAVTGACLVTSRTAFQAVGGFDMVHLPVAYADVDYCLKIQQAGLRVLWTPYARLLHLETQTRGADDTAEKAARLAVEAGRLRARWGGLSADPFYNPHFEPLGPTYGLLRPQPD
- the hldE gene encoding bifunctional D-glycero-beta-D-manno-heptose-7-phosphate kinase/D-glycero-beta-D-manno-heptose 1-phosphate adenylyltransferase HldE, producing MTAYLTDIVDGLGTARVAVVGDVMLDRFVYGDIERISPEAPVPVVKLDRTEEMLGGAGNVAANVASLGGSALLVGLIGADGAGACVRRLVSGLGGMDRLVESGDRPTILKTRITARQQQVVRLDEERVGPPSAREREGLLEAATAALGEADVLLLSDYAKGVLAGDMPTRLIALARAAGRTVIVDPKGRDYARYEGADVVTPNLRELREATGMPCDGDQAVVVAGRTLIARHRLKAVVATRSEQGMTVITADDHVHLPTIAREVFDVSGAGDTVVATLACALARGVALPDAARLANAAAGIVVGKLGTSQVTRDELAAITRRQEMDESDRKIVLRHEAAAVAGRWRRQGLKVGFTNGCFDLLHPGHLSLLRQARGGCDRLVVGINTDESVQRLKGPTRPIQSELARAAVLASLGMVDLVVLFGEDTPMELIDAIRPDVLVKGADYRVDQVVGADLVQSYGGTVLLADLKDGFSTTRTVERIRLVS
- the rfaD gene encoding ADP-glyceromanno-heptose 6-epimerase — encoded protein: MIIVTGGAGFIGSNIAAALHGWNDCEIVVCDRLRSGQKWRNLAKHLVADFVAPAELPAFLDRTAGTVRAVVHMGAISATTATDVDLIVDTNIKFSAHLWEWCAAGGVPLIYASSAATYGDGARGFVDDNDPAALAELRPLNAYGWSKHAFDRRIVDLVRRGRPRPPQWVGLKFFNVYGPNEYHKGDMMSVVAKNHAAAAVGDTVRLFKSHRPDYAHGGQLRDFVYVRDCVSVVRWFLDHPEASGIFNVGSGEARSFRDLIEALYRAAGREPSIEYVDMPEVLRDRYQYYTQADLGCLRAIGYDQPMTPLEEGVTDYVQSFLSQPDPYR
- a CDS encoding glycosyltransferase family 4 protein, which encodes MRILLLSRYGLRGPSSRLRHYQFMPALERAGMSVETMPLLSDSYLEALYAGRPRPFRSVAQGYLDRVRRFCDTRSFDLLWIEKEVLPWLPYGGESALLNAAPPYVLDFDDAWFHRYDLSRWWPVRRLLGDKLDRLMRRAALVTVGNGYLAGRAESAGARHVEILPTVVDLDHYPVPSPTEPSRPMVVGWIGSPITEHYLDLIAGPLRDVMETEGVRISLVGASPAALGALRPDRYLWEEETESRRIAGFDVGVMPLSDTPWERGKCGYKLIQYMACGKPVVASPVGMNRDIVEHGVNGFLATTPEDWTMALGRLAADPDLRRRMGTAGRARVEALYSLDRMAPRLVDLLQAARRG